The Bacteroidia bacterium genomic interval ACGGCTGCTATTTGATCCTCTGCCATTCCTTATTTAAATTTAGACTGATTCTAATTAAGTAACGAAAAAAAATGCAGCTTGTTCAAAGTGGCATTTTCTTTTTGTCAGACGCCAAAGTTAATCTAACTAAAATTAATTACCTAAAATTAGGTAGATTGTTTAAGGCTCAGTAGAAAAAAGTTAAATTTTTGTAGGCTAGGCGACCGGCCTAGTTATTTTTGCCGGCCATGAAAGCTTCCATCGGCTTAAACTGTTTTGCCTCATCTCCATTTCTGTAAATGCGGACGGATTCAATCACATCGCCTTGTGCAATGGCATTTACTACCTCCATCCCCTGAATTACATAGCCGAAAACGGAATGTTTATTATCTAGCCAGGGAGTAGGTACATGCGTGATGAAGAACTGACTTCCATTGGTATCTGGTCCGCTATTAGCCATTGAAAGAGTTCCTGGTCTATTGTGAAATAGTCCAGGGAAAAATTCATCTCCAAAAGCATATCCAGGAGTTCCCATACCAGTAGCTAGCGGATCGCCGCCCTGGACCATAAAATTGGGGACGACTCTGTGGAAAGTGAGCCCATCATAAAATGGTTCTCCTTTTCCTTTAAAATTATTTTCCATATGCCCTTCAGCAAGAGCAAGGAAATTTCCTACAGTAGTAGGAGTCTGCTTAAAGGTAAGCTGTGTAACGATCTGCCCTTTGTTGGTATTGAACACGGCAAAAATTCCATCTGGATATCCTTCCAGACTTTCCATAGACCATTTGGAGCCACATGAGCTCAAGATTAGGCCTAATACGATTGTTAAAAACAGACTTCTTTTCATTATCATTAATTTTTGGACACCGCAAAAGTAAAAAATGAAGCAGAAGAAATAAAAATGAATCCAAGATTTCTACCACCCCATATGGAAAATCGGCCATTGTATTTGTTTTGAATGGGAATCCTGATCTTCTTTGAAAAATTATGCGTATCCCATTAATTAAATACTTGAATATTGGAGCCCACATCCTTATCTGGGGTACGGTAATCTATTTTTTCTTTCCAGAACCCTATGGAAGAGGCTTATTTAATACCGCTTTTTATGAAGGGAAAGAGGAAATTCCCTTTTTCCTTTACAGCACCATTCTGAATATTATTCTTTTCTATCTTTTTTCTCATGGGATTCTTCCCTATTCATTAAAACAGAATAGTTTCAAGATCTTTCTCTTAAGCAATTTGCTGACTCTGGGGGCTTTTGTTCTGGTCGAATGTGGGTTGGATTTTGCCTACCAATGGTATGTATATAAATTTGAACGAGTCCCAAGTGTATGGGAAGAATTTGGCCTGGGTTATTTTGATTGGATCGAAGGTAATTTGGTCTTTACAGCGGTAATTCTTGCCTTTTCGAATTTCTACGGCTATACCTATGCCTGGTTTAATGGCCAAAGGGACAGACAAATCCTCAAAGAAGAAAAACTCAAAGCAGAACTTTCTGCCCTCAAGCATCAGATCAATCCCCATTTTCTTTTCAATATTCTTAATGGTCTGTATGGGCTCGCGTTTAAAAATAATGATGAGCAAACGGCCAGTGGAATTGCCAAGCTTTCTCAGCTGATGCGCTATATGCTCTATGAGAGTAATGACAATAAGGTACCGCTTTCTAAAGAGATTGAATACCTGGAGAACTATATTGATTTACAGAAACTTCGCTTAAATGGAACCACTAAAGTCAATTTCTCCGTAGATGGAAATATAAAAGGGAAGCAGGTAGCTCCGATGCTATTTATTCCTTTTGTAGAAAATGCCTTTAAACATGGAATAAGCACTGTCAATGCCTCTCAGCTCATCATCAATCTGAAGGTTTTGGAAAGTGAACTGGATTTGGAAGTTGAAAATCCCATCCATCCGAAAAGTAAACATGAGCTGAATCCTTTTGGCGGAATAGGCCTCAATAATGTAAAAAAACGTCTAGATCTATTATACCGGGACAATTATGAGTTGGACATCGACGAAGACCCGGAAAAACATCGCGTTCATTTAAAACTAAAACTATGAAGAAATTGAACTGTATTGCAGTTGATGATGAACCTTTAGCATTGGAGGTGATTAAAAGGTTTGGTGAAAAGATTCCAGCGCTCAATCTGATGGAAACTTTCCAAAACCCTATAGAAGCCGTAGAATTTATTAAAGAAAATCCGGTTGATTTGGTATTCCTGGATATTCAAATGCCCGATCTTACCGGCCTGGAATTCATCAATAGTTTTGCAGAAAAGCCGATGGTTATCTTTACTACGGCCTTTGCGGATTATGCAATCGAAAGTTATGAAGTGGACGCTATCGATTATCTCTTAAAGCCGGTTCTATTTGATCGTTTTTATAAAGCCGTAAATAAGGCCCTTATGAAGGTCGAAGAATCTGGAACAGAAATTCTTGCAGAAGAAGATTTCATGTTTATCAAATCGGATACTCGTATCTTCAAAATTAACTACAATGACATCCTTTACATAGAAGGAATGCGGGACTATATAGCTGTTCATACCCCTAAACAGCGAATCCTTACTCTGATGAGTATGACTCGTATGCTGGATAAACTCCCCAAGAGGAGGTTTATGCGGGTTCATAAGTCCTACATCATAGGAATAGGTCATATTCATATGATTCAAAACAACCGGGTCCTGATCAATCAAAAAGAAATTCCTATCAGCAATTCTTATAAGGAACAATTCCTTAAATTTATAGAGAACAAATAGAACCCACTCAATCCAAAGCTCTATGAAAACTATTACTGCCATCTTTCTGGCCAGCCTGCTGGTCATACTATCTGATATGCTATTCGCTCAGGATCAATTGGGCTATCAAATGCCTCCGCAAGCCATCGCCGACCTGGCTGATGCTGCCCCGACACCAGCTGTAAGTCTTAGTCCCGATGATCAATGGATGTTGCTTATGCAGAGATCGAGTATGCCTAGCATAGCCGAACTTTCTCAACCAGAGCTACGCATCGGTGGTCTTCGCATAAATCCTCGTAATAACGGCCAAAGTCGTACTTCCTATTATCTGGGATTTCGATTCAGATCTATGGACGATCAGGCAGAATATTCAATAGAAGGATTACCCGCTGATCCCCTTATTTCTAATGTCTCCTGGTCAGCAGATGGTAAATTCATTGCTTTCACTCATTCAAAGCAAGAACATATTGAACTTTGGGTATTAGAGGTAGAAAGTAGAAAAGCCAGAAAATTAACGGATGCACATGTCAATGCCGCTATGAGAGGGAGACCCTATTCCTGGATTTCTACCTCACATGACATACTTTTGACAGCTATACCTGAAGGTCGGCAAGCAGCACCTCAGAAACCTGCGACTCCTTCTGGTCCGGTTATCAGTTCAAATGAGGGAAAAGTAGCGGCAGTAAGGACCTATCAGGATCTTTTGAAAAATGGGTTTGACGAATCTCTTTTCAGCTATTTCACCGAGTCTCAATTGTTGTTGGTGAATGCAGAAAGCGGAGTCTCAAAAAAGTTGGGAGAAGAAGGGATTTTCAGAAGTTTTAGCCCCAGCCCTGATGGGCAATACATCTTGATTGAGGAGATTAAAAAGCCCTTTTCTTATTTGGTTCCCTATTATAGATTTCCAAGGTCTGTAGAGATTTGGGATAAATCAGGTAATGTAGTTCGTGAAATGGCAGATCTACCTTCAGGAGAAGATATTCCTAAAGGTTTTATGTCTGTGCAGACGGGTCGACGCTCTTTTAGTTGGCGGGCGGATAAAGCTGCCAGCCTTTACTGGGCAGAGGCCCTGGATGCAGGAGATCCGAAGAAGGAAGTTGAATTCAGAGATCAAGTCTACCATATGGATGCGCCTTTCAAAGGAGATCCTAAAGCTGATATGAAAACGAGCCTGCGATATAGTGGTATACAATGGGGAGATGCTGATTTGGCGATTGTAAACGAATACTGGTGGAATACTCGAAGAAGAATAAGCACTGCATTTTCGCCTGAAAACCCTAAGGAGACCAAAGTTCTCTTTGACCGCTCAACAGAAGATCGATACAATGATCCGGGCAATTTTGAGACAGTTAGAAATGAGTATGGGCGCTATGTGTTACTTCAGGATAAAAAGAAGAACAAACTTTTCCTTTTTGGATCAGGAGCTTCTCCTGAAGGGAATAAACCTTTCGTGGATACCTATGA includes:
- a CDS encoding histidine kinase, giving the protein MRIPLIKYLNIGAHILIWGTVIYFFFPEPYGRGLFNTAFYEGKEEIPFFLYSTILNIILFYLFSHGILPYSLKQNSFKIFLLSNLLTLGAFVLVECGLDFAYQWYVYKFERVPSVWEEFGLGYFDWIEGNLVFTAVILAFSNFYGYTYAWFNGQRDRQILKEEKLKAELSALKHQINPHFLFNILNGLYGLAFKNNDEQTASGIAKLSQLMRYMLYESNDNKVPLSKEIEYLENYIDLQKLRLNGTTKVNFSVDGNIKGKQVAPMLFIPFVENAFKHGISTVNASQLIINLKVLESELDLEVENPIHPKSKHELNPFGGIGLNNVKKRLDLLYRDNYELDIDEDPEKHRVHLKLKL
- a CDS encoding LytTR family DNA-binding domain-containing protein; its protein translation is MKKLNCIAVDDEPLALEVIKRFGEKIPALNLMETFQNPIEAVEFIKENPVDLVFLDIQMPDLTGLEFINSFAEKPMVIFTTAFADYAIESYEVDAIDYLLKPVLFDRFYKAVNKALMKVEESGTEILAEEDFMFIKSDTRIFKINYNDILYIEGMRDYIAVHTPKQRILTLMSMTRMLDKLPKRRFMRVHKSYIIGIGHIHMIQNNRVLINQKEIPISNSYKEQFLKFIENK
- a CDS encoding prolyl oligopeptidase family serine peptidase, whose amino-acid sequence is MKTITAIFLASLLVILSDMLFAQDQLGYQMPPQAIADLADAAPTPAVSLSPDDQWMLLMQRSSMPSIAELSQPELRIGGLRINPRNNGQSRTSYYLGFRFRSMDDQAEYSIEGLPADPLISNVSWSADGKFIAFTHSKQEHIELWVLEVESRKARKLTDAHVNAAMRGRPYSWISTSHDILLTAIPEGRQAAPQKPATPSGPVISSNEGKVAAVRTYQDLLKNGFDESLFSYFTESQLLLVNAESGVSKKLGEEGIFRSFSPSPDGQYILIEEIKKPFSYLVPYYRFPRSVEIWDKSGNVVREMADLPSGEDIPKGFMSVQTGRRSFSWRADKAASLYWAEALDAGDPKKEVEFRDQVYHMDAPFKGDPKADMKTSLRYSGIQWGDADLAIVNEYWWNTRRRISTAFSPENPKETKVLFDRSTEDRYNDPGNFETVRNEYGRYVLLQDKKKNKLFLFGSGASPEGNKPFVDTYDLENGETERLWRSDNPYYEYPIAIRDVKKMTVLTSRESKEMPANFYIRNLKNGKLEQVSEFGNPYPSLSGIKKELIKYERNDGLPLTGTLYTPPGYDPQKDGPIPVLLWAYPREFKSASAAGQVSGSPNRFVRLYGGSPLFWVARGYAILDGPSMPVIGEGDEEPNDSFVKQLVANAAAAIAKLEEMGVADGKRVAVGGHSYGAFMTANLLAHSDLFACGIARSGAYNRTLTPFGFQSEERTFWESPDIYFAMSPFMHADKVKEPILLIHGEADNNSGTYPLQSQRYYNALKGHGATARLVMLPHESHGYRARESVMHMLWEMDSFMQKHLGKGFKQSSR